The Butyrivibrio sp. AE3004 genome contains a region encoding:
- a CDS encoding CidA/LrgA family protein translates to MKYLKQFLIILGFSFLGELLKIILPLPIPASIYGMVLLFLALVIGIVKYENVKDTGLFLIEIMPVMFIPAGVGLMSSWINLKPILLPVSIITVVTIITVMMSTGWVSQIIIRKSGQKDE, encoded by the coding sequence ATGAAATATCTTAAGCAATTTCTGATTATTCTCGGCTTCTCATTTTTGGGCGAATTATTAAAGATAATACTTCCGTTGCCCATTCCTGCAAGCATATACGGAATGGTTTTGTTATTCTTAGCCTTGGTTATAGGAATTGTAAAATATGAGAATGTAAAAGATACCGGTTTATTCTTAATAGAGATCATGCCTGTCATGTTTATTCCGGCAGGGGTCGGACTTATGTCGAGTTGGATAAACCTGAAACCAATTCTGCTACCGGTAAGCATTATTACTGTCGTTACTATAATTACGGTTATGATGTCTACTGGTTGGGTATCACAGATTATCATCAGAAAGTCAGGACAAAAAGATGAATGA